Proteins from one Meriones unguiculatus strain TT.TT164.6M chromosome 10, Bangor_MerUng_6.1, whole genome shotgun sequence genomic window:
- the LOC110566728 gene encoding small proline-rich protein 3: MSSYQQKQPFVMPPQPQEHQVKQPCQPPTQGQFEPITTTGPCHTDVPQPGNTKIPEPCNTKVSESGYTVVLEPDYTTVPGPCSTNIPGPCSTNIPGPCSTNIPGPCSTNIPEPCSTNISGQDYTTIPGPCATNIPEPNSGPCSTNVHEPGYVNVKVPDQGYTMIPDQGYSKVPEPCQSKIPEACPTTVTPELAQQKTKQK, encoded by the coding sequence ATGAGTTCCTACCAGCAGAAGCAGCCTTTTGTCATGCCTCCTCAGCCTCAAGAGCATCAAGTGAAGCAACCCTGTCAGCCTCCAACACAAGGACAATTTGAACCAATAACCACCACTGGGCCATGCCACACAGATGTTCCACAACCAGGAAACACCAAGATTCCAGAGCCATGCAACACCAAAGTGTCTGAATCAGGCTACACTGTTGTCCTTGAGCCAGATTATACTACAGTGCCTGGGCCATGCTCTACCAACATCCCTGGGCCATGCTCTACCAACATCCCTGGGCCATGCTCTACCAACATCCCTGGGCCATGTTCTACCAACATTCCTGAGCCATGCTCTACCAATATCTCTGGGCAAGATTATACCACAATCCCTGGGCCATGTGCTACCAATATCCCTGAGCCAAACTCAGGGCCATGCTCTACCAATGTTCATGAACCTGGCTATGTGAATGTCAAGGTTCCTGATCAGGGCTACACCATGATACCTGACCAGGGTTACTCTAAGGTACCAGAGCCATGCCAGTCCAAGATTCCTGAAGCGTGTCCTACAACTGTCACTCCAGAATTAGCTCAGCAGAAGACCAAGCAGAAATAA